The following proteins come from a genomic window of Sphaerisporangium rubeum:
- a CDS encoding endo-1,4-beta-xylanase — MKRVLLGLAAIALAVAVPLPATAMQSHPGQHGGKTPDNLRELSKKIKVYIGSAVDVATLADDAGYRRTLNREFTHVTGENAMKWSEVEPQRGQFTWEGADAVVRNAQRNDQKVRGHTLVWHNQLPEWLTAGVADGSIGAPELRRILRDHIFKEVGRYRGKIRAWDVVNEVVDDDGKMRDTIWLQKLGPGYIADAFRWAHEADPHAKLYINDYNLEWNAAKIDQTLNIVKDLKAKRVPIHGIGFQGHLGIQYDYPGDFPSVMKRFTDLGLEAAITEADVRMVLPVTPEKLATQADYYKRMLQTCVDNRRCVEFTVWGFTDAHSWVPGWFDGEGAATIMDENLVPKPAYGALLSVRK, encoded by the coding sequence ATGAAACGCGTCCTACTGGGCCTTGCCGCCATCGCGCTCGCGGTGGCGGTGCCTTTGCCGGCGACCGCCATGCAGTCCCATCCCGGGCAGCACGGAGGAAAGACTCCGGACAACCTGCGGGAGTTGTCCAAGAAGATCAAGGTGTACATCGGGTCCGCGGTGGACGTCGCGACGCTCGCGGACGACGCCGGCTACCGCCGCACGCTCAACCGTGAGTTCACCCACGTCACCGGTGAGAACGCGATGAAGTGGTCCGAGGTCGAGCCCCAGCGCGGCCAGTTCACCTGGGAAGGCGCGGACGCGGTGGTACGCAACGCGCAGCGCAACGACCAGAAGGTGCGCGGGCACACACTGGTGTGGCACAACCAGCTCCCCGAGTGGCTCACCGCGGGGGTCGCGGACGGCAGCATCGGCGCGCCTGAGCTGCGCCGCATCCTGCGCGACCACATCTTCAAGGAGGTCGGCCGGTACCGCGGCAAGATCCGCGCCTGGGACGTGGTGAACGAGGTGGTGGACGACGACGGCAAGATGCGCGACACCATCTGGCTGCAGAAGCTCGGCCCCGGCTACATCGCCGACGCGTTCCGCTGGGCCCACGAGGCCGACCCGCACGCCAAGCTCTACATCAACGACTACAACCTGGAGTGGAACGCCGCCAAGATCGACCAGACGCTGAACATCGTCAAGGACCTCAAGGCCAAGCGTGTGCCGATCCACGGCATCGGCTTCCAGGGACACCTCGGCATCCAGTACGACTACCCCGGTGACTTCCCGAGCGTCATGAAGCGGTTCACCGACCTCGGGCTGGAGGCCGCGATCACCGAGGCCGACGTCCGCATGGTGCTGCCGGTGACCCCGGAGAAGCTCGCCACCCAGGCCGACTACTACAAGCGCATGCTGCAGACCTGCGTCGACAACCGCCGCTGCGTGGAGTTCACCGTCTGGGGCTTCACCGACGCGCACTCGTGGGTTCCCGGCTGG